One window of Hippoglossus stenolepis isolate QCI-W04-F060 chromosome 1, HSTE1.2, whole genome shotgun sequence genomic DNA carries:
- the LOC118110436 gene encoding beta-2 adrenergic receptor, which yields MTALLHNVSGPGSTAVLLPITDGPFNLTAAAQAGPGSGQSLAPLCTLCCCGFLNRTLAVVFMVSLAFAIVVGNVVTLTVFVQTRQSRTPQGYLKVSLAIADMMVGVLVVPFSVYTEISLMVTSSLPIWYQGSSTSPASSSLGGIVSPWQPCMLIGPVFAGCTFVSISTIFLMTLERSVAILWPLQKDALVTRRRTLLLILLSWGASFLLALAPLIFSSNFILEYNECSRMCNYTPLLLGGQLPPDANILLLFPTFDFTLLGGTLVVNILSFTSIQRYSRKRKLLSEGSLSDGGGGGAGGGVGGCPHRPSFSDIKAAKTIGILTFAFTASFSPIAVFVLGNVVGYTWCNFSFVAFWILTGNSCCNVIIYSVRDHRFRKGVTLLFKRDHSPPHGDKS from the exons ATGACTGCTCTGCTTCACAACGTCAGCGGCCCAGGGAGCACAGCGGTTCTGCTGCCGATCACAGACGGACCATTCAACCTGACAGCAGCGGCTCAGGCAGGACCCGGGTCAGGCCAATCACTGGCTCCTCTCTGTACCCTCTGTTGCTGTGGGTTTCTCAACCGTACCTTGGCAGTGGTGTTCATGGTCAGCCTGGCGTTTGCCATCGTGGTTGGAAATGTGGTCACGCTTACTGTCTTTGTGCAAACAAGGCAGTCGAGAACACCACAGGGATACTTGAAAg TGTCTTTGGCCATAGCAGACATGATGGTCGGTGTCCTCGTCGTCCCTTTCTCCGTCTACACTGAAATCTCTCTAATGGTGACGAGCTCTCTTCCCATTTGGTACCAGGGTAGTTCCACTtccccggcctcctcctccctcggcGGAATAGTGAGCCCCTGGCAGCCCTGCATGCTGATTGGCCCTGTGTTTGCTGGATGCACTTTTGTCTCCATTAGCACCATCTTCCTCATGACGTTGGAGCGAAGCGTGGCCATCTTGTGGCCGCTCCAGAAGGACGCCTTGGTGACTCGGAGGCGGACTCTGCTCCTCATCCTGCTCTCTTGGGGGGCGAGTTTCCTGCTGGCTCTCGCGCCGCTAATCTTCAGCAGTAACTTCATTCTGGAGTACAATGAGTGCAGTCGTATGTGTAACTACACACCTCTATTGCTTGGAGGCCAGCTGCCACCCGATGCCAACATTTTGCTGCTGTTCCCAACGTTTGACTTCACGCTGCTTGGTGGCACGTTAGTGGTTaatattttgtctttcacaAGCATTCAACGGTACTCCCGAAAACGCAAACTGCTCTCAGAGGGAAGTCTGAGtgatggagggggtggaggagcaggaggcggTGTAGGAGGCTGCCCTCACAGGCCTTCTTTCTCGGACATTAAAGCTGCCAAGACGATTGGCATACTGACCTTTGCCTTCACAGCATCCTTCTCTCCCATCGCAGTGTTTGTGCTCGGGAACGTGGTGGGATACACCTGGTGTAACTTTTCCTTTGTTGCCTTCTGGATcctgacaggaaacagctgctgcaacGTGATCATCTACAGTGTCAGGGACCACCGCTTCAGGAAGGGTGTGACACTACTCTTTAAGCGAGACCACTCCCCCCCACATGGCGATAAATCTTGA
- the dhodh gene encoding dihydroorotate dehydrogenase (quinone), mitochondrial codes for MAGHLKKQLKEAVKVFSSGSLLFASYLTVVGDERFYANQLMPLLQRIVGAETAHVLAVKMIGLGLVPLNRYQDPASLEVNVLGLKFKNPIGIAAGFDKHGEAVDGLYKMGFGFVEVGSITPKPQEGNPKPRVFRLSADRAVINRYGFNSCGLAEAQQRLKAREEAQQEQSKAGLPLGINLGKNKLSQDAGADYLEGVRMLGPLADYLVVNVSSPNTPGLRDLQGKAELHQLLNKVLKERDALQGEHKPPVLVKIAPDLTAQDKQDIAAVVTELGVDGLMVSNTTVSRPETLQDPHKSEVGGLSGQPLKDLSTSTVREMYNLTKGKIPIVGIGGVASGQDAMDKIRAGASLVQLYTALTYQGPPIVSKIKRELEQLLKEEGFSSVSEAVGADHREAGGSTRKQNLLKDTDTQASAAPAATNSSN; via the exons ATGGCGGGACATCTGAAG AAGCAGTTAAAAGAAGCGGTCAAGGTCTTCAGCTCAGGGAGCCTTCTGTTTGCCTCCTACCTGACTGTGGTTGGAGATGAGCGTTTCTATGCCAACCAACTTATGCCCCTGCTGCAGAGGATTGTGGGGGCAGAGACGGCACATGTGTTGGCAGTGAAGATGATCGGTCTGGGTCTGGTTCCTCTGAATCGCTACCAGGACCCTGCGTCATTG GAAGTGAACGTATTGGGATTAAAGTTCAAAAACCCTATTGGCATTGCGGCGGGCTTCGACAAGCACGGGGAGGCTGTGGACGGTTTGTACAAGATGGGTTTCGGTTTTGTCGAAGTGGGGTCGATCACGCCCAAACCTCAGGAGGGGAACCCCAAACCACGTGTGTTTCGACTCAGCGCAGATCGGGCTGTTATTAACAG ATATGGATTCAACAGCTGTGGTTTGGCAGAAGCGCAGCAGAGGCTGAAAGCTCGGGAAGAAGCACAGCAAGAGCAAAGTAAAG ctGGCCTTCCCCTGGGCATCAACCTGGGGAAGAACAAGCTGTCCCAGGACGCGGGGGCAGATTACTTGGAGGGGGTGAGAATGCTGGGCCCTCTGGCTGACTACCTGGTGGTAAACGTCAGCAGCCCTAATACGCCCGGTCTGCGGGATCTGCAGGGGAAGGCtgagctccaccagctcctgaaTAAG GTGTTGAAGGAGCGTGATGCCCTGCAGGGAGAACACAAACCTCCGGTCCTGGTGAAGATCGCTCCCGACCTCACAGCGCAGGACAAACAAGACATTGCCGCTGTTGTCACTGAG ctggGTGTGGACGGTTTAATGGTGTCCAACACCACGGTGTCCAGGCCCGAGACGCTCCAGGATCCACACAAGTCTGAGGTTGGTGGGCTCAGTGGCCAGCCGCTCAAAGACCTCTCTACCAGCACTGTGAGAGAGATGTACAACCTCACCAAAG GTAAAATACCAATTGTGGGAATTGGCGGTGTGGCCAGTGGGCAGGATGCTATGGATAAGATCCGTGCTGGGGCTTCATTGGTTCAGCTCTACACTGCTTTGACCTATCAGGGTCCACCTATAGTGTCAAAGATCAAGCGAGAATTGGAGCAACTTCTGAA AGAGGAAGGCTTCAGCAGCGTATCGGAGGCAGTTGGAGCAGAtcacagagaagcaggaggcTCGACTCGTAAACAGAACCTGctgaaagacacagacactcagGCCTCAGCAGCACCTGCAGCTACTAACTCCTCCAACTAG